A window from Opitutia bacterium ISCC 52 encodes these proteins:
- a CDS encoding class I SAM-dependent methyltransferase, producing the protein MIVDIIIVAALLVLAASHIILLTKPKEEDHSDELWLSTNVAIKDLEKHLITIDQTINARMGALDSRLDIQNRVTGDIGKQVIYVEEELMKSLEEYSSTLVNRVDLFEQHLVNELSKANENHAASLKKLSEETWSAFLSTDKRIKEADSARKDLKRSLDRFETKYGKQTLKFQTLIDANVDAFKKANKEFTGRFKELTSLMESSRKTIEKDLQKTNSQVEKVGNKLATSSGSLNEKLLSSNQKSKKLIAETKQSLQKSISDNRTRLEKKTAQDLEKVDSHLEKMADKFSKDAESLNEKLLSSNQKSKKLIAETKQSLQKSISDNRTRLEKKTAQDLEKVDSHLEKMADKFSKDAESLNEKLLSSNQKSKKLIAETKQSLQKSISDNRTRLEKKTAQDLEKVDSHLEKMADKFSKDAEKINSRLDKEAARIDQELMDLLKNDKGLQSDQEQSGDRINTIQTDLVSIKENEDSFMRHVQRQNQITKNIENLVNRSNTFNYNTFQVFDRRFVRKDYEETLKPMLELFGLSMSFNTMGYLAHKICKIEEDCVGRLATNIQDALIRLISVFGLKRKQCRILEIGTLFGINLCIVEELSAAYGKELKYQVIDPLDGYYKHGQLDIVTKQEVNSRNFWYNINKCGLDAEKFELIKGFSHHKRIVRQVKKRSVDLIFVDGDHTRKGVALDIRNYADTLKKGGLFMFDDYGSRQWPEVKEAVDASRIIKSQFTFIGHAFRTAIYAKK; encoded by the coding sequence ATGATAGTTGATATAATCATTGTAGCTGCCTTGTTGGTGTTAGCTGCTTCTCACATCATTCTTTTAACGAAGCCAAAAGAGGAAGATCACTCTGACGAGTTATGGTTAAGCACAAACGTAGCTATCAAAGATCTCGAAAAGCATCTGATCACAATTGATCAAACCATAAACGCTCGCATGGGAGCTTTGGATTCACGATTGGATATTCAAAACCGTGTGACTGGTGATATCGGGAAACAGGTGATTTATGTGGAAGAAGAATTGATGAAATCACTCGAGGAGTATTCTTCTACGTTAGTTAATCGAGTCGATTTGTTTGAGCAGCACTTGGTGAATGAGCTCTCGAAAGCTAATGAAAATCATGCGGCATCGCTAAAGAAGTTGTCTGAAGAAACTTGGTCTGCGTTTCTTTCCACGGACAAACGTATTAAGGAGGCTGATTCGGCAAGGAAGGACTTGAAGCGCTCACTTGATCGCTTTGAAACGAAGTATGGGAAGCAAACTTTAAAGTTTCAAACGCTCATCGATGCAAATGTAGATGCGTTCAAAAAAGCAAATAAAGAATTTACTGGCCGATTCAAGGAACTGACTTCTTTGATGGAGTCCTCACGAAAGACGATCGAAAAGGATTTACAGAAAACAAACTCTCAGGTGGAAAAGGTCGGTAACAAGTTAGCTACTTCATCTGGATCATTGAATGAGAAATTATTATCCAGTAATCAGAAGAGTAAGAAGCTGATTGCCGAGACTAAGCAGAGTCTTCAAAAGTCTATTTCAGATAATCGAACTCGCTTAGAAAAGAAAACGGCTCAAGACCTTGAGAAGGTCGATTCCCATTTGGAGAAAATGGCGGATAAATTTAGTAAAGACGCTGAATCATTGAATGAGAAATTATTATCCAGTAATCAGAAGAGTAAGAAGCTGATTGCCGAGACTAAGCAGAGTCTTCAAAAGTCTATTTCAGATAATCGAACTCGCTTAGAAAAGAAAACGGCTCAAGACCTTGAGAAGGTCGATTCCCATTTGGAGAAAATGGCGGATAAATTTAGTAAAGACGCTGAATCATTGAATGAGAAATTATTATCCAGTAATCAGAAGAGTAAGAAGCTGATTGCCGAGACTAAGCAGAGTCTTCAAAAGTCTATTTCAGATAATCGAACTCGCTTAGAAAAGAAAACGGCTCAAGACCTTGAGAAGGTCGATTCCCATTTGGAGAAAATGGCGGATAAATTTAGTAAAGACGCTGAAAAGATTAACTCTCGTCTAGATAAGGAAGCGGCAAGGATTGACCAGGAGTTGATGGATCTTTTGAAAAACGATAAAGGTCTTCAGTCTGACCAAGAGCAAAGCGGGGATAGGATTAATACGATTCAAACTGATCTTGTGAGTATCAAGGAAAACGAGGACTCCTTCATGCGTCATGTCCAAAGACAGAATCAAATTACCAAAAACATAGAAAACCTCGTTAACCGTAGTAACACTTTTAACTACAATACATTTCAAGTTTTTGATCGCCGATTCGTTCGTAAAGACTACGAGGAAACGCTTAAGCCCATGTTGGAACTATTTGGGCTTAGTATGTCCTTTAATACCATGGGATATCTTGCGCACAAGATTTGCAAAATTGAAGAGGATTGCGTGGGGCGTTTAGCTACTAATATTCAAGATGCACTCATCCGATTGATCAGTGTATTTGGCCTTAAAAGAAAGCAGTGTAGAATTTTAGAAATTGGAACACTATTTGGGATCAATTTGTGTATCGTCGAAGAGTTAAGTGCTGCATATGGAAAAGAGCTGAAATACCAAGTTATTGATCCTCTGGATGGCTATTATAAACACGGCCAGCTCGACATTGTTACTAAGCAGGAAGTAAACAGTCGCAACTTTTGGTACAACATAAATAAGTGCGGATTGGATGCCGAAAAATTTGAATTAATCAAGGGGTTTAGCCACCACAAGCGTATCGTTAGGCAGGTAAAGAAACGTTCAGTAGATTTAATTTTTGTGGATGGAGATCATACTCGGAAAGGAGTTGCTTTAGATATTCGGAATTATGCCGACACTTTGAAGAAAGGTGGATTGTTTATGTTTGACGATTATGGGTCACGACAGTGGCCAGAAGTTAAAGAAGCGGTAGATGCCAGTCGCATTATCAAGAGCCAATTTACATTTATCGGGCATGCTTTTCGCACAGCTATTTACGCTAAAAAATGA
- a CDS encoding class I SAM-dependent methyltransferase, whose product MTPRFYRKFDYDKMLLPNPLLRQREEEVVDLASAQKRTGKTVGYPGWNLLYYCCLCSLDPDQEHTIIETGTNWGYSTIILAQALRDSGAKGKVHTIELEEENLQIARKNFEEAGVSDLINTYQGDSLRLLAEVLEGKTPSFVFLDGNHSMPHVLHEFGLVEPTLVVGGKVYFDNTEDIGQKEDLLVFGALKEIEKEYQGNLVRFPFCSWYTPGQAIWEKS is encoded by the coding sequence ATGACCCCACGATTCTACAGAAAATTTGATTACGACAAGATGCTGCTTCCCAACCCTCTTCTTCGGCAAAGAGAAGAGGAGGTAGTAGATTTGGCTTCCGCCCAGAAACGTACTGGAAAAACCGTGGGATATCCCGGTTGGAATTTATTGTATTATTGCTGTTTGTGTTCCTTGGATCCAGACCAAGAGCACACTATAATTGAAACGGGTACCAACTGGGGTTATTCTACCATTATTCTGGCCCAGGCATTAAGAGATTCCGGCGCAAAAGGAAAGGTTCATACGATTGAGCTGGAAGAGGAGAATCTACAAATTGCTCGAAAGAATTTTGAGGAAGCTGGAGTATCTGATTTGATAAATACCTATCAGGGAGATAGCTTAAGATTGTTAGCAGAAGTCCTGGAAGGCAAAACGCCATCGTTCGTGTTTTTAGATGGCAATCACTCTATGCCTCATGTGTTACACGAATTTGGGTTGGTCGAACCTACTCTTGTTGTTGGCGGCAAGGTCTATTTTGATAATACCGAGGACATTGGCCAAAAAGAGGATCTCCTCGTTTTTGGTGCGTTGAAAGAGATTGAAAAAGAATATCAAGGCAACCTCGTCAGATTTCCTTTTTGCTCTTGGTATACTCCGGGGCAGGCAATTTGGGAAAAGTCTTAA
- a CDS encoding SUMF1/EgtB/PvdO family nonheme iron enzyme → MGWYVANSKWPGGGWNTRPVGDPRKDSNAWGLRDTHGNVMEWCWDWWQNNIIKATDPLGPSVGSYRVVRGGHFYATARDCRSSSRGSSIPNGDPHWLAYTGFRMARSR, encoded by the coding sequence GTGGGTTGGTATGTCGCCAATAGCAAATGGCCAGGTGGAGGTTGGAACACGAGGCCTGTGGGTGATCCGCGGAAGGATTCAAATGCATGGGGATTAAGAGATACTCATGGCAATGTGATGGAGTGGTGCTGGGATTGGTGGCAAAACAACATCATTAAAGCAACCGATCCGCTGGGACCATCTGTAGGCTCCTATCGAGTAGTGCGTGGCGGTCACTTCTATGCAACTGCAAGAGACTGTCGATCTAGTAGTCGGGGATCTTCAATTCCGAATGGCGATCCGCATTGGTTAGCCTACACAGGGTTTAGAATGGCACGCAGCCGGTGA
- a CDS encoding ABC transporter permease: MKVNEMAAGKQKQKRVGPLASFGRFFFEWKNGRIVILSLYSKNYLHKYEDTALGKVWVIVTPIVPVVLYNFLQLAGLFGDPQGGIPRSVFLTYGLTLYYSFSEALVTTTGIITNNRSVIISSGTSKILLSLSEILGTLTNFVVRSILFWIIVQSMGVEIGIRGVSILFWSAMMMSLGWVVGLMLSLFAVIYKDITNLVQIISFYLLFASGVFRQIEAEGKVWDLLRASPLYQIIGRTRDYVFGGVDAIAPFTATSCIVIFLLFVFSITIFYRGERYVDKIL, encoded by the coding sequence ATGAAAGTAAACGAAATGGCGGCCGGAAAGCAAAAGCAGAAAAGGGTAGGGCCGCTGGCTTCGTTCGGCCGATTTTTCTTTGAGTGGAAAAATGGGAGGATCGTGATTCTGAGTCTTTATTCAAAGAATTACCTTCATAAATATGAAGATACTGCATTGGGTAAGGTCTGGGTCATTGTAACACCTATAGTTCCGGTTGTTCTCTATAACTTTTTGCAGTTAGCTGGCTTATTCGGCGATCCACAAGGAGGGATTCCGCGGTCTGTTTTTCTAACCTATGGACTGACTCTCTACTACAGTTTCTCGGAAGCACTCGTTACTACAACTGGTATTATTACGAACAACCGGAGTGTCATCATTTCTAGTGGTACGTCCAAGATATTACTGAGTTTATCTGAGATTCTTGGGACGCTTACTAATTTTGTAGTTCGAAGTATTCTATTCTGGATTATTGTTCAAAGCATGGGTGTGGAAATCGGAATAAGAGGAGTTAGTATTCTTTTTTGGTCTGCGATGATGATGAGCCTTGGCTGGGTTGTAGGGCTTATGCTTAGCCTCTTTGCTGTTATTTATAAGGACATTACTAACCTGGTACAGATCATTTCTTTTTATTTGTTATTTGCATCTGGTGTATTCAGGCAGATCGAGGCAGAGGGGAAAGTATGGGACTTATTGAGAGCGAGCCCATTATACCAGATAATTGGAAGAACAAGAGATTACGTATTTGGTGGCGTGGATGCCATCGCTCCCTTTACTGCCACATCCTGTATTGTTATTTTCCTGTTGTTTGTTTTTTCCATAACCATCTTTTATCGAGGGGAGCGTTACGTAGATAAGATTTTGTAG
- a CDS encoding SUMF1/EgtB/PvdO family nonheme iron enzyme, with amino-acid sequence MKDFGKLFRLSFFIFLLCPALSLGGESWPEWLEMHFSAEHRNIANYVADTADPDGDGFSNRFEFIAKLDPTDPKSRVLFSVEDNSPNRLLIGPITEGVRYEIDSSTDLLVWKPLQTENFQFEGSNLIFEMGSTPDKRFYRLSISSEVLVSDEFSEIPSDTFWMGPLPTEKGKYSNEVRREITLTRSFFMGRTEVSKAEWDRVRSWGMEHGYSDLAEGRRGFKEDSTDQHPVAEVNWYDVVKWLNARSEMEEGLVPCYSVDGLVYRTGELEPDCNFLNNGYRLPTEAEWEYSCRAGSIYAFYSG; translated from the coding sequence ATGAAGGATTTTGGTAAATTATTTCGGCTATCCTTCTTTATCTTTCTTCTTTGTCCTGCCCTAAGCTTGGGCGGAGAAAGTTGGCCGGAGTGGCTTGAGATGCATTTTAGTGCAGAACATCGCAATATCGCCAATTATGTTGCTGATACTGCTGACCCTGATGGAGATGGTTTTTCCAACCGATTTGAGTTCATCGCTAAGTTGGATCCCACCGATCCGAAATCGCGCGTTCTTTTTTCTGTAGAGGATAACTCCCCCAATAGGTTGCTAATTGGACCGATTACCGAAGGAGTGCGCTATGAAATTGATTCTAGTACTGACCTTCTTGTTTGGAAACCATTGCAGACAGAGAATTTCCAATTCGAAGGTAGCAATTTGATTTTCGAAATGGGTTCGACTCCGGATAAACGATTCTACAGACTTTCCATCTCTTCAGAAGTGCTAGTTTCCGATGAATTTTCTGAAATACCGTCTGATACTTTTTGGATGGGTCCGTTGCCAACTGAGAAGGGGAAGTACTCCAATGAGGTTCGACGTGAAATTACTCTTACAAGAAGTTTCTTTATGGGAAGGACTGAAGTCAGTAAGGCAGAATGGGATCGTGTCCGCTCATGGGGTATGGAGCATGGCTATTCGGATTTAGCTGAAGGGAGAAGAGGTTTTAAGGAGGACTCCACGGATCAGCACCCTGTTGCAGAAGTCAATTGGTATGATGTGGTTAAGTGGCTGAATGCCAGAAGTGAAATGGAGGAGGGATTAGTGCCTTGCTACTCGGTGGATGGTTTAGTGTATCGTACCGGAGAATTAGAACCAGATTGTAACTTCTTGAATAATGGTTACCGGCTTCCGACCGAGGCAGAATGGGAGTACAGTTGTAGGGCTGGCTCCATCTATGCATTCTACTCCGGATAG
- a CDS encoding DUF115 domain-containing protein → MNVLVFTDSRGQHTAQGTEHLVFGDMLAKLDGLKVDGFYCPYKWTTTLDFLSSFDRDQLKAYDLIVLQTGIVDFSPRPFSNAVHDLYDCKTEENSENLSLNTRDYSRKVRNWKKPIFDRIFGEETMSEHFDAPFDSFYNGEKTINMYGLDMARLRLIPLLNDLPNLLYINTNRMAADWNGDYPRERPRNMPIIHDFSELYSKEIKQQVDLSSWTDREIKLYTTDNIHLTEEGNNFIFNRVLDHIDRKEDQVEEKCVTRYFPGFWKIDTPVSPFTPPEVITAEKRDKILQSYGLGEGPVASLVIGFRLKEGDPSRLDNMVCLLDWVNKYFPNLFEVILLEQDSEKRFDQSLLKHGERYEFIFNPDSYNRGWAYNVAVKHFVTTPVVATCDTDVLLGNSFLSSVLQCYKGKEFVSPYRNVVYTSEEEASDIRASLSLKKLNFDENSLKNPVSITGGIFIATCEAYERLAGYEQYMGYACEDRAFDATICELADPETVLIQNESYIHLWHPLDNVEKKNFDEIYQHLVANYGCKYHSELTYRSYIHQYCHHENAPKIRELVQFRRQSEEWGDACLYNKESLEINGLKPKPECVGSFPAVVDSKDTIYPDEFTNLDEYSAREEYADTREPSAELKHFYNKYKGERCVIIGNGPSLNNIDLGKIQSEYTFGVNSLYYKTRESGFMPTFFVVEDSSVMKENLAAIKKYRPQYKFFPTIYRNLHGDAHNTFFFKMNRGFYEKSSPNYCVPRFSTDFSKIAYCGQSVTHINLQLAFFMGFSEVYLVGMDFSYIIPESHSRKGDVLVSDTDDPNHFHKDYFGKGKSWKDPKLDRVLMNYKQAKLAYEGCGRKVYNATHGGKLEIFPRVNFDSVFRYQLPPAYSEVEPNTDPAVTAQNNNHESLVYLPNHGLVNLGENSFQFGLDHRIKAVRLRSLNTDVPMKSIDVDIETQQVNVNELMDFSGSEKQFLLDVMPEGENWISLGKLGQSRKHIFGKSAYQISGGFPCRSCQPNANHVAAVFRNGNKRIMLNLLTNNRSIEVQNNGHKLISPIQVGSLNVIGYNNG, encoded by the coding sequence ATGAATGTATTAGTATTTACCGATAGTCGTGGGCAACACACCGCTCAGGGGACTGAGCACCTTGTTTTCGGAGACATGCTTGCCAAATTAGATGGGCTCAAAGTGGATGGCTTTTACTGTCCCTATAAGTGGACCACTACTCTAGATTTCTTATCTTCTTTTGATCGGGATCAATTGAAAGCTTACGACTTGATTGTGTTGCAGACTGGTATTGTGGATTTCTCTCCGCGACCTTTCAGTAACGCCGTTCATGATTTGTACGATTGTAAGACGGAAGAGAATTCTGAAAATCTTTCATTAAATACCAGGGATTATTCTCGCAAAGTCCGTAATTGGAAAAAGCCGATCTTCGACCGAATCTTCGGTGAGGAGACCATGAGTGAACATTTTGATGCTCCGTTTGATTCATTCTACAACGGAGAGAAAACCATTAATATGTATGGATTGGATATGGCCAGGCTCCGGTTGATCCCACTTTTGAATGATCTCCCAAATTTGCTCTATATTAATACCAATCGAATGGCAGCGGATTGGAATGGCGATTACCCGCGTGAACGCCCACGGAACATGCCTATTATCCACGATTTTTCTGAGCTCTACAGTAAGGAGATTAAGCAACAGGTGGATTTGTCTTCGTGGACAGATCGAGAAATAAAACTTTATACCACAGACAACATACATCTTACCGAAGAGGGAAATAATTTTATCTTCAACCGAGTCTTGGACCACATCGATCGTAAGGAAGATCAAGTTGAAGAGAAGTGTGTTACTCGCTATTTTCCTGGATTCTGGAAAATTGACACACCGGTCAGCCCCTTTACTCCACCGGAGGTAATCACAGCTGAAAAACGAGATAAAATTCTTCAATCCTATGGCTTAGGAGAGGGACCAGTTGCTTCGCTTGTGATCGGTTTCCGGCTCAAGGAAGGAGATCCTAGTCGATTGGACAATATGGTGTGTCTGCTGGATTGGGTGAACAAATATTTTCCGAATCTATTTGAGGTCATTTTGTTAGAGCAAGATTCGGAAAAGAGGTTTGATCAGAGCCTTCTCAAGCATGGGGAGCGCTATGAATTCATTTTTAATCCCGATAGCTACAACCGTGGATGGGCATACAATGTTGCTGTTAAGCATTTTGTAACGACTCCAGTGGTGGCCACTTGTGATACAGATGTGCTGCTTGGGAATTCATTTCTTTCTTCCGTGCTTCAATGTTACAAGGGAAAAGAGTTCGTTTCACCCTATCGAAATGTTGTCTATACTTCAGAGGAAGAGGCTAGTGATATCAGGGCTTCGCTTTCTTTGAAAAAGTTGAATTTTGATGAGAACAGCCTGAAAAATCCGGTATCAATTACGGGGGGTATATTCATTGCTACCTGTGAAGCTTACGAGCGTCTCGCTGGGTATGAACAGTATATGGGATATGCCTGTGAAGATCGTGCATTTGATGCCACTATTTGTGAATTAGCTGACCCTGAAACCGTTCTGATTCAGAATGAATCATACATCCATCTCTGGCATCCTCTCGATAATGTGGAAAAGAAGAATTTCGATGAAATCTACCAACATTTAGTAGCCAACTATGGCTGTAAATACCATTCCGAACTGACCTATCGAAGTTACATTCACCAGTATTGCCATCACGAGAATGCTCCCAAAATTAGAGAGTTAGTTCAATTTAGGAGGCAGAGTGAGGAATGGGGAGATGCCTGTTTATACAACAAGGAAAGCCTGGAAATAAACGGACTGAAACCGAAGCCAGAATGCGTTGGAAGCTTCCCCGCAGTAGTGGACTCGAAGGATACAATCTACCCGGATGAGTTTACTAATTTGGATGAATACTCTGCTCGCGAAGAATATGCGGATACGAGGGAGCCATCTGCGGAGTTGAAACACTTTTACAACAAGTACAAAGGAGAACGGTGTGTCATAATCGGCAACGGTCCCAGCCTTAACAATATTGACCTGGGTAAAATTCAAAGTGAGTACACCTTTGGAGTTAATTCACTTTACTACAAAACGAGAGAAAGTGGCTTCATGCCCACATTCTTTGTGGTAGAAGATTCTTCGGTTATGAAAGAAAACTTGGCCGCGATTAAAAAGTACCGCCCTCAATATAAGTTTTTTCCGACCATTTACCGCAATCTGCATGGAGATGCCCACAATACTTTCTTTTTCAAGATGAACCGTGGCTTTTATGAGAAATCGAGTCCCAATTATTGTGTCCCTCGGTTTTCTACAGATTTCTCCAAAATTGCCTACTGTGGACAGTCTGTAACACACATTAATTTGCAGCTAGCTTTTTTCATGGGTTTCTCGGAAGTCTATTTGGTCGGTATGGATTTTTCTTATATCATCCCCGAGAGTCACAGTCGGAAAGGGGACGTGTTGGTCTCTGATACCGATGATCCTAACCACTTCCATAAAGATTATTTTGGTAAGGGGAAATCATGGAAAGATCCCAAGCTTGACCGAGTACTGATGAACTACAAGCAGGCCAAACTTGCCTATGAAGGATGTGGCCGAAAGGTCTACAATGCTACTCATGGTGGTAAACTTGAAATATTTCCAAGAGTGAATTTTGACTCTGTCTTCCGATATCAATTACCTCCGGCATACAGTGAAGTTGAACCGAACACTGATCCCGCCGTCACGGCCCAAAACAACAATCACGAATCCTTGGTCTATCTTCCCAACCATGGTTTGGTGAATTTGGGAGAAAATTCATTTCAATTCGGCTTGGATCATCGGATCAAAGCTGTGCGCTTAAGATCGTTAAACACGGATGTACCCATGAAGTCCATCGATGTGGATATTGAAACACAGCAGGTTAATGTGAATGAATTAATGGACTTTTCCGGAAGTGAAAAACAATTTCTTCTCGATGTAATGCCGGAAGGTGAAAATTGGATCTCTCTCGGGAAGCTTGGCCAAAGCCGTAAGCATATCTTTGGTAAGTCCGCTTACCAGATCTCTGGTGGATTCCCTTGTCGATCTTGTCAGCCCAATGCCAATCATGTCGCCGCTGTATTTAGAAATGGGAACAAACGGATCATGCTGAATCTCCTAACAAACAATAGATCAATTGAAGTTCAGAATAATGGACATAAATTGATTTCCCCTATTCAAGTCGGATCATTGAATGTGATCGGATATAACAACGGATAA
- a CDS encoding ATP-binding cassette domain-containing protein, producing the protein MDFAIRVSSVSKKYTIDAEEGRKRRLVRLLREIIGMPAPEREARSGEFWALRDISFEIKPGKSLGIVGLNGAGKSTLLKVILGRIAQNHGEVEINGQAGGLIELNAGFHPELDGVRNIYNKGVLLGKSKAEIDSKLEEIVKFADLGDFINSPVKTYSSGMQVRLGFSIVVHFLPEIIICDEILAVGDFDFRQKCFEKIIELKNQSSFILVSHSNANILQFCDVAILLHKGEMISIGDPKQVLKHYSFCNAKLNTFEVREKIRGSEEESPETVVVSKEKESDEKAKVVETDFSKYGLDAKTIESLFGPEYQAEETITDVEFFLNMERDENGFYMHFAGEPLVGFLSFRLLKECKNLRIGLPFFDDTGKMVMGPDSRDFEPAWSIKGVGHHVMKIELKALPVNSGRYWLTVAIKNDPAFVYRRHCGFVSVKNHLGYYGEVFVGSTWSKIKSLNKMEKKFYQVFSK; encoded by the coding sequence TTGGACTTTGCCATTCGGGTCAGTAGCGTCTCCAAAAAGTATACCATCGACGCAGAGGAGGGAAGAAAGCGTCGGCTTGTACGTTTATTGAGAGAGATTATCGGTATGCCCGCTCCCGAGCGAGAAGCCCGCTCTGGAGAATTTTGGGCGCTTCGTGATATCAGCTTTGAAATAAAGCCTGGAAAGTCTCTTGGGATTGTTGGTTTGAATGGTGCTGGGAAAAGTACCTTGCTCAAAGTGATATTGGGGCGGATTGCACAAAATCACGGTGAGGTAGAAATTAATGGTCAAGCGGGAGGACTCATAGAGCTTAACGCAGGTTTTCATCCTGAATTGGATGGTGTTCGGAATATATATAATAAGGGTGTCTTGTTGGGTAAAAGCAAAGCCGAGATTGATTCCAAACTGGAGGAAATTGTGAAGTTTGCGGACTTGGGTGATTTTATAAATTCACCGGTTAAAACTTACAGTAGTGGCATGCAGGTGAGACTCGGTTTTTCGATTGTGGTACATTTCTTACCTGAGATAATTATCTGCGACGAGATACTTGCAGTAGGTGATTTTGATTTTAGACAAAAGTGCTTTGAAAAGATCATCGAATTAAAAAATCAAAGCAGCTTCATTCTGGTATCCCATAGCAACGCAAACATTCTGCAGTTTTGCGATGTGGCTATTCTTCTGCATAAGGGGGAAATGATAAGTATCGGTGATCCTAAACAGGTCCTGAAGCACTATTCTTTTTGTAATGCAAAGCTGAATACGTTCGAGGTGAGGGAGAAGATAAGGGGCTCTGAAGAGGAGTCACCGGAAACGGTGGTTGTTTCAAAGGAAAAGGAATCCGATGAAAAAGCCAAAGTGGTTGAGACTGATTTTTCAAAGTATGGTCTCGATGCGAAAACCATTGAAAGCCTTTTTGGCCCCGAATACCAAGCAGAGGAAACTATAACAGACGTTGAGTTCTTTTTGAATATGGAACGCGATGAAAATGGATTCTATATGCATTTTGCGGGTGAGCCTCTCGTTGGTTTTCTAAGTTTTAGGCTGCTAAAGGAGTGCAAGAATCTGCGAATTGGTCTCCCTTTTTTTGATGATACGGGTAAAATGGTCATGGGCCCTGATAGTCGAGATTTTGAACCCGCATGGTCAATTAAAGGTGTTGGGCATCACGTGATGAAGATTGAATTGAAGGCTCTTCCTGTAAACTCGGGAAGATACTGGCTTACAGTTGCAATAAAGAATGATCCTGCCTTTGTATACCGAAGACATTGCGGATTTGTCTCCGTTAAGAATCACCTAGGATACTACGGTGAAGTGTTTGTTGGGTCCACATGGTCCAAAATCAAAAGTTTGAACAAAATGGAAAAGAAATTTTATCAAGTGTTTTCTAAATGA
- a CDS encoding glycosyltransferase family 2 protein — protein sequence MKLIIQIPCFNEADYITAVVQSLPRAVEGFDVVEWLVIDDGSWDRTVDVARKGGVDHIVRLSQNQGLAKAFSAGLEACLKLGADVIVNTDADNQYNADDIPLLVAPILEGQAEMVVGERPISSIKHFSFIKKLLQKWGSAVVRSISRTDVRDAPSGFRAYSREAAMRLNVFSNYTYTLETIIQAGQMGMAVKSVPIRVNGETRPSRLVKSIPSYVKRSIVTMFRVFVVYRPMRFFGYLAALAFVPGFALALRFLYFYLNGLGDGHIQSVILSALLMGSGLLLAIVAVITDLISVNRRLLQKIQWQVRKLEDELSREDS from the coding sequence TTGAAACTAATTATCCAAATCCCCTGCTTCAATGAAGCGGATTATATCACAGCAGTAGTTCAATCTCTACCTCGGGCTGTGGAGGGATTCGATGTGGTTGAGTGGCTCGTGATTGACGATGGGAGTTGGGACCGAACCGTCGATGTCGCGCGGAAGGGTGGTGTAGACCACATCGTGCGGCTTTCGCAAAACCAAGGCCTTGCCAAAGCATTTTCAGCTGGACTGGAAGCGTGTTTGAAATTGGGCGCTGATGTGATTGTGAACACCGATGCCGATAACCAATACAACGCGGACGACATTCCCTTGTTGGTGGCACCTATTCTTGAAGGGCAGGCAGAAATGGTTGTGGGCGAGCGTCCCATATCGAGCATCAAACATTTCTCTTTTATCAAGAAGCTGTTGCAAAAGTGGGGGAGTGCTGTGGTTCGATCGATTAGTCGGACGGACGTTCGGGATGCGCCGAGCGGATTCAGGGCTTATAGTCGGGAGGCGGCAATGAGGCTCAATGTCTTCAGTAATTACACTTACACGCTCGAGACGATCATTCAGGCGGGCCAGATGGGGATGGCTGTCAAATCAGTCCCGATTCGGGTGAATGGAGAAACACGGCCATCCCGCCTTGTGAAGAGCATTCCTTCCTATGTGAAACGGTCCATCGTGACCATGTTCAGGGTCTTTGTTGTTTATCGTCCGATGCGTTTTTTTGGCTATTTAGCTGCTTTGGCCTTTGTGCCTGGATTTGCTCTGGCCCTTCGTTTTTTGTACTTCTACTTAAATGGTCTTGGGGATGGACATATCCAGTCTGTGATTTTATCTGCCTTGCTGATGGGGTCGGGGCTGTTACTTGCCATTGTAGCCGTAATTACGGACCTAATCTCAGTGAATCGACGGCTGTTGCAAAAGATTCAATGGCAGGTTCGAAAACTTGAAGACGAGCTCTCTCGAGAAGACTCCTAG